The Solenopsis invicta isolate M01_SB chromosome 12, UNIL_Sinv_3.0, whole genome shotgun sequence DNA window ttgtttaaaaaatgatacaaaacaTAAACAAAAACAGAAGTAATTAATTCTGATATTTTCACGGCTTCGTATATTTTGCTTTTTTGCAACAAGATTTGGTAAATCAAGTTTATGCCACGTGTAATAATTATTCCATTATACACTGGTTAAGTAAGAAATTTGTTTTGAAGATTTCTTTAAAGAGTTTTATAACCATTTGgaacaattttaaacaaatattttaaaaaagtattttttttttatatttattatgtcgtttattatattcatttctCTCTAATGCATGTTTATATAATGCCtacgtgtttatttttttatatatttctatacgtTTGTcgttttatatgattttatacaaCTAATTGTAAATGAAGTTAATGATATTTTGGCtttacaatacaaattaaaaataatcgaaatttaatcttaaaacgGTGAAGgctttttagaatttctttttttttttattggcggCAAAAAAATTTAGTCGCAAATGTCcgaattttggccctgaaatcagttacaaaaagaaaacgaaGAATTTggtttatgattttttttttacactgaaTATGACCATACTTTgttacagttttaaataaataacttttaaacgagtagaTGTAAATGAATTTtggcatgaatatttattagagtttcattagtatatgtaaaaattctgATTTCCTCGTAATGCTATTTCTTCATCAaattcgtaaataaatattacgcgATTTTACTTAAGAaccaaagtaaataaaaattaaataatttttaaaccaataaaaaaaattgtgcaaaaattttacactgatattcaaacgtaataatagagtaatctatgaaatttttatatttctgataacgttttgaaatatgacacatacattaaataaaatacatattaattatacaattatacaatattattaaaaaaccataaaaatatcaaaatattgtgCTCCTgcttatgtttatatattttgtataattttgtaaataattgatAAGTTTCCTAATcgataaatcttattaaaagaaattgtatctCTTTGTGCAACTacataattattgcattaatcTAATGTTTGGTTaatcaaacaaaatattttacaatgtaaatGATATCCTAGTCATTCTCGTTatctaaatatttcaatttttttaacaaatttttctcgGTGCGGAAATCTTTTAGAAGAATGCACACAAAAACTGAATTCTAGAATAATAATGTTCTAGTCAAATGTCGGAAAATATATGCATACGAGTAAAAAACTTTTCAAGGCCAgtgtaaaatacttttttataccGAGTTATTTACTCAGCTCTTTTTTCCAAAgtttccagttttttttttcactcagAGTCGTCTCTACCCAGTtcgatataatttataatcgtGATTGATAATCGCGCGCTGTCTTATTGTGACTCCGGTACGCGCGTTCTCCTTAATGCATAAAATGCGTAAAAGCGGCTCCACAACTTGGAACGTATCTCCTCATTTAAAACGTAACAGCGTGCATTTAAACGTAATTACGTCGGAGGCGGGGGATACTTTCGCGCGTCGCGTCTATTCCCTTCGCGATTACGAGCGTCGAAGGGGAAAGGATAAATGAGCAGGTTGCGGTTACACGAGGTTCGGGAGCTCTGGCGGCCGATTCGCTCCGGAATCGACGTACACTGTCCACGTGATATCCGGCCGCCCATAAGAAGATCGCGTTCGCGGGCCCGGCCGCAGGCGGCCGGCCGCGCATACAGGCGGTAGCCGCGCAATTTCGCAAAGCACCGTAACCGTAATTACTGTTATTGCAGGATATTTAATACACAGAGGGGGGCGCGTTTTTACCCGCGGTCCACCCCTCCGGACCGACCTCGCGGCCGCGAGGAGCCGAGTAGTAACACGAGCCACGAGATATAAGCGCTCTCGCGTAGCCGCCGCCGGCTACGAAGGACGAAACCCGCCCGGGGTGTGCTTTCgcctttataaataataaatttgcgcaGGAAACGGGCGAAAAAGTTaacgagagagacagagagagagagaggaggggggaaTGGACAGGAGGAAAGAGGGGGGCAAAGAGATGAAATTGAGCGAGGGGCGAGGggagataataaaaatgtgcgaTCAAGAGGGGCACGACGGTCGGTATACATCCACCGGTAACTTTACTATAAACAACATTCCTCACGCTACGCGAGAAGCGTACGCGTTCCGGCAACTTCACAGAAAAATCGTAGGAAAAATAGAATTCCACTTAATTACATTCCTCGCGCACGCAAGACGGCACAGTGATAATTTTCCAAAACAAGCGGACTCTCCAAAAGCAAGCGCGTCGCGACTCGTTCGTCGCTCCCTGTCAGCGATAAATTTTTACGGCGGCGCAACGCGGAAATACTGATCAGTGTCGCACTCTGACGCCACAGTGGCGAAACACTGAATGCACGGCGCCGCAGCTCGACAGGTACATTAAAATGCTTCATCCCCGACGCGCGACGACGCTTCTGCGTCCGAAAAAAACTCCAGATGCGACGCTCACGCGCgagtaaataaacaattatacaattaatcgTACACAAGAAAAATTCGTACTCACCACAGTCGCGCCACACAGCCGCTCTGCCGTCCCTCTCTCACGCCGTCTGGTCGTGTACTGAAAAGCCTCCTCTGCATCCTTCCAAAGTTGCGAAACGGAGCACCACTCATCTGCGATCCAAAAATCGGCACGGCACACGCGATCACAGTCACCAGTCGCAGGCCCGAATTAAAATTACGATACGACGATCGGTCGGCATTTCGTTCGACGCTTGGTTCGGCGCCACTCACCCGCCGTCGGTATCGGTGCGGAATGCAGCGGAGCAATCGCGGTCGCGTACGCGAATCGCGACTGGCTATGACTTCACTTCAACTTCCTGGCACTTCACTCGTCTTACCTATAAGTACTCAATAACTTCATTCGAACGCGTAACTCGCGAGTAGAGGCGGAAAGGCGGTCACGAATCGTCGCAGTCGTCGAGGTCAAGCGGCGTAAACGATTACAGTAGCCGCGCGCGGGCGTCCGCGTAGGAAGGTTATATACACCGTAGGTTCGGGCGATTCGGAGAAATTTCGATCGGCACGAAAACAAAGTTCCTCGACGTGATCGCCGAATCGAGACGACGTCGCGGTACTCGTGATCGCGCAGCACTTCACTCAGCATTCCCGGATACCAAAAGTCACTCTGCCATCCTCTCCCCGCGCCGTCTAGTCATGCTGAGTCCTACCCTGCTACCCTCCAAAGCCCCGAAAAGGAGCGACAATCATCCGACGAGTAAAAAACGCGGAAAGGAGGTTACGAATCGTCGCGGTCGTCAAGCTCAAGCGGCGTGAAAACAAAAACAGCACGGCACACGCGATCGCAGTCGCGCACGCGAATCAAAATAACAATACGACGGTCGTTCGACACTTCGACACTGCCGACCCTTGCTCGCCGGTATCAGTATGAAATGTAGCGGGGTGATCGCACACGTACGTGAATCGCGACTGGCCGTGTGACTTCACATCACATCCCTAGTGCTGCGCTTCATCTTCCTGGCACTTCACTCGTCATCTATGAACGCTCCATATTCATTTGAACCCGTAATTCGCGAGTTTCGACGAGTAGAAGACGCGGGAACGCCGGCTACGAATCGTCGCGGTCGGCAGCCGGAGTGAGACTGTGTGATGGCGGCGCATGCGCACCCGCGATACCGTTGCTTCGGAAAATTCCTCACATTTCAATCGGCATGAAAACGGCGTCCCTCGACGGGATCACCGAATCAACACGatgtcgcgatcacgcggcactCGGCACCACGTTCGGACCCGAAATTCGTGTTCGACAACGACGAAAAACTGGAAAATCGCGAGGAGCGCGATGCGACTGCACGGATCGTCGGTCCCGGCACGGCGCGAAACTGTCGACACTGTCGTGGCGCTGCACATGCCCGCGAAATCCAAATACTGCAATTAACATCCCCTTCTCGATTAAACGTTGTTCCATCGCTATTGTTGCCAAACGCTTTATAGCGCACAATTTCGAGCACTTTGTGCCTTTAACGAGTGTTTAAAATTTCGTTCGGTCTTCTCGAGTGTTCGCGAGCGATCATCGAAAAATAAAAGTGGCAGAAGTAATCGATCTTGCCGACTTGCGATATGTTACTCTTTCGGTAATGCGATTTTCTACATGTACCTTTTAGTGTCGATATTAGGTAACTGTTTTAAGTGATAAGAAGTCTTGTGACATGATAGTTGCGTTGTGTACAACCACGGTCAGAATGTAATTCTCGTTTCGTAAACGGACTGCAGGACAATCTAAACGTAAGAATAGAATCACATCGGAAATTTTTCCGAGGTCGGATTGACCTAGCTTTAACGTCGCCAGCGAGTGTTTACATTTCCGATTCGTCGTTGACACGTATATTATCGAAATAGTACATCGGAGCACCAGGTGAGATTGTTGCAAACAAGTAATTAACGTTACACTTGTTGGACATAATGAGTTTTATGTCGACCACGTTAAAGTAATGTCTGAATCTTTAAAGCttctttattacgtttatttcttgttaaaagaaataatattgtcaATAAATTACCTCGGATTAGCCTACAAAATATCtgtcatattttaatttatttgctataaaattatttggcaaGAAGATAAAATTAGATCTTTTCATCAAGAACTTGATTGCAGTAATGGGTAATGCTGGTAGCAATCAGCCTGTTGGCCATCACCACGGCACTACAGTAAGCAGGGAGCGACATAATAAAGATCATCCTCCACCCTCTCCAGGGAAGGAAGGCCAGGCGTTTGTCTTTGACAAAAAGCCAAGTCAAAAGCTCGTATTTCAGTCCTCCCATGAAGAAGAAGAGTCATACTTTGTAAAGGTAATAGCAAGAGATATTGAAATGACATTTGGGTACAtgtgaaaatattacaattgtaatttgatataaatataaatagagtGGCCAACAGGATGGGGATGATTTTGGATCACAGAGACCAAGATCTAACACAGTATCCGAGGGAACAAAAGTTGCAGACAGCAAGGTACTACCAACTGTTTTCAAGTGGGAAGGAGGTGGAAAGCAGGTGTATATTAGCGGTACATTTACTGGATGGAAGACATTACCGATGGTAAAGAGTCATGGAGATTTTGTCACTATAATTGACCTGCCAGAGGGAGAACAtcagtataaattttttgtcgATGGTGAATGGAGGCACGATCCTGGACTGGtaagtgttacatttataaatttaatagctCTGTATATTATTTACACTGCTTTTGTATTCCCATGTTATGTATCATTGTTGGTTTGATGTTACAGAAAATTGTGGACAATGGTATGGGTTCCAAGAACAATTTAGTTTCTGTAAAGAAGTCTGACTTTGAGGTATTTCAAGCTCTCGCAAAAGATAGCGAGGGTGTCACTAGTAGTACGCAAACAGAGTATGGACAAGAAATACCACCACACAAACCTTGGGAGAAAATAACCGGCCCACCTATCCTGCCGCCGCATCTGTTGCAAGTTATTCTTAATAAGGATACACCATTATCCGTAAGTTGAATAAGAAcgagaatatatattttgatgaaaattcaACGAGAACTTTTTCTGTCATCATGTAATATCTTTTTCAGTGCGAGCCTACTCTTTTACCTGAGCCAAATCACGTTATGTTGAACCATCTTTATGCCTTGAGTATTAAGGACAGCGTTATGGTCCTATCAGCCACACATCGTTATCGCAAAAAATATGTCACAACTTTGCTTTACAAACCAATTTAAATGTTAAGCCATTCCCGTGTTTGTTGGTGCtgtacattttttaactatCGCGGAATAACACAGGTGCCCGAGTGATGCGACATTGGTGCATAAAGTTTTTACGAGCTTCTTTGAGGCAAGATAGAagattataatattcaaaaatgaTTGATTCGTTGCTACGTTTATTATATCTCAGTCATGTGTATGATAATGtaattactatttattaaagctagatattttatatttgctgtTCTTGCTTCTGTCAGTAAACGGGATTCAAGGTAACGGGAATTATTTCTAGATATacattttgaaaagatatacTGTATCATTTTTACGTAGACAAACTATTGTTAGTTACTTCCGGTATATACGCGTAAGGCGGGTCCGATCTCGTTCTAAGAAAGAATAGACCCTCGGCAGTTCGATCAACATGCTCTCCCATGAGCACTATCTGCGAATTAGCGCAGTTTCCATTCATGTATGAATTCCAGCTGTCACATTTCCTAGCCGGCAGCCCCGTTTTTGAATTTATACTTTCCGTAAAGTATACGTACGACCGTCCATGACTACAAGCCTCTAGTATAAATggaaagaataaaatgttattgttttccataaaaaaatttgcgcCAATGACGAAGATACTTTACCCATTATCTCAGGGACACAACAACATCCGGGCTGAATCGCCGTACCAGCATTCGGATAAAAGTCTGCTTTTCCAAGGGGTTGAAGAAAGCCTAATACACCTCCACAGGAATGTATGACGTCGACAAATACTGCGTCCGTAGGATCTAATCGAGTTTTCTCGGAGGCGAGCATGTGAAATCCCGGCAATGCTGGATCTAAACCCGTCACTCTGCTCAATTTCCCGGAAGTCATCGCACCGCCCGCATTCCCAGCCACGTGTGCCCCAAGGGAATGACCTTGTAGTTTGACGACAATGAAATTGTGATTACAAATAATAGTACTGTTGTATTATAACCAAGGTAATGTACCAATAAAATGAACGTCTTCCAACTTCAGTCCAGTCTCTCTCACTAAGAAGTCTATAAAGTTTGCGGCGTCAGTCCCAACTCTTGCTGTATTATGCATCGGT harbors:
- the LOC105200212 gene encoding 5'-AMP-activated protein kinase subunit beta-2 isoform X1 — protein: MGNAGSNQPVGHHHGTTVSRERHNKDHPPPSPGKEGQAFVFDKKPSQKLVFQSSHEEEESYFVKSGQQDGDDFGSQRPRSNTVSEGTKVADSKVLPTVFKWEGGGKQVYISGTFTGWKTLPMVKSHGDFVTIIDLPEGEHQYKFFVDGEWRHDPGLKIVDNGMGSKNNLVSVKKSDFEVFQALAKDSEGVTSSTQTEYGQEIPPHKPWEKITGPPILPPHLLQVILNKDTPLSCEPTLLPEPNHVMLNHLYALSIKDSVMVLSATHRYRKKYVTTLLYKPI
- the LOC105200212 gene encoding 5'-AMP-activated protein kinase subunit beta-2 isoform X2: MGNAGSNQPVGHHHGTTVSRERHNKDHPPPSPGKEGQAFVFDKKPSQKLVFQSSHEEEESYFVKDGDDFGSQRPRSNTVSEGTKVADSKVLPTVFKWEGGGKQVYISGTFTGWKTLPMVKSHGDFVTIIDLPEGEHQYKFFVDGEWRHDPGLKIVDNGMGSKNNLVSVKKSDFEVFQALAKDSEGVTSSTQTEYGQEIPPHKPWEKITGPPILPPHLLQVILNKDTPLSCEPTLLPEPNHVMLNHLYALSIKDSVMVLSATHRYRKKYVTTLLYKPI
- the LOC105200211 gene encoding pancreatic triacylglycerol lipase isoform X2 — translated: MPDGNGQPQVAVLRLGDGEKRGILDSSEIAYIIYTRSHPEKGIRVTLNDTTNLASSDFKSSRKTKFITHGWKSNALSTGLLNMKEAFLTHGDYNVILVDWEPLAASTFYLGPMHNTARVGTDAANFIDFLVRETGLKLEDVHFIGHSLGAHVAGNAGGAMTSGKLSRVTGLDPALPGFHMLASEKTRLDPTDAVFVDVIHSCGGVLGFLQPLGKADFYPNAGTAIQPGCCCVPEIMEACSHGRSYVYFTESINSKTGLPARKCDSWNSYMNGNCANSQIVLMGEHVDRTAEGLFFLRTRSDPPYAYIPEVTNNSLST
- the LOC105200211 gene encoding pancreatic triacylglycerol lipase isoform X1, giving the protein MLRNLVSKQIFVLVTLWYSVYSQQWESGLRQRYDGYGEDWIFMPDGNGQPQVAVLRLGDGEKRGILDSSEIAYIIYTRSHPEKGIRVTLNDTTNLASSDFKSSRKTKFITHGWKSNALSTGLLNMKEAFLTHGDYNVILVDWEPLAASTFYLGPMHNTARVGTDAANFIDFLVRETGLKLEDVHFIGHSLGAHVAGNAGGAMTSGKLSRVTGLDPALPGFHMLASEKTRLDPTDAVFVDVIHSCGGVLGFLQPLGKADFYPNAGTAIQPGCCCVPEIMEACSHGRSYVYFTESINSKTGLPARKCDSWNSYMNGNCANSQIVLMGEHVDRTAEGLFFLRTRSDPPYAYIPEVTNNSLST